The Dermochelys coriacea isolate rDerCor1 chromosome 7, rDerCor1.pri.v4, whole genome shotgun sequence genome window below encodes:
- the NAA80 gene encoding N-alpha-acetyltransferase 80, translated as MGSVSELLTAVPLHQRPDLVEVCAELINEEWKKSKTSRMYSLQKSTDNFPTCLVLIRTQRAAEAAEEGKMAKTQLLGHARLSRVVSQPESLFVETVVISRALRGQGYGRKLMEATECYAKSRGFRHLHLTTHDKQHFYAHLGYTASEPVQSMGFMSSVVPMEFLQMFSSPPPHTRAPAWGPGKPSPTTSHLNSRTSGANRPPLPSSTPPAHCTATVCPPPPPPPLPPSLSPPICSLNSSQSAIPPPLPLLPSPPHASPFRCRIAAAGLPPPPPLPPPAAHVSSAHLLPPPPGPPPCHLPLPGQPGSPGPIASSSPGEDPYGQTLLETPYRDLRGLPIFWMKKDI; from the coding sequence ATGGGCTCAGTTTCGGAGCTGCTCACAGCAGTTCCCCTTCACCAGAGGCCGGATCTGGTGGAGGTATGCGCTGAGCTTATCAACGAAGAGTGGAAGAAAAGCAAGACCTCTCGCATGTACTCACTCCAGAAGTCCACAGACAACTTCCCCACGTGTCTGGTGCTGATTAGAACCCAGAGGGCCGCAGAGGCTGCCGAGGAAGGGAAAATGGCGAAGACCCAGCTCCTTGGGCACGCCAGGTTGTCCCGCGTAGTCAGCCAGCCCGAGAGCTTGTTTGTGGAAACGGTTGTGATCTCCAGGGCGCTGCGGGGCCAGGGGTACGGCCGGAAGCTGATGGAAGCCACCGAGTGCTACGCCAAGTCCCGTGGCTTCAGGCACCTGCATCTCACCACACATGACAAGCAGCACTTCTATGCCCACCTGGGCTACACTGCATCTGAGCCGGTGCAGAGCATGGGGTTCATGAGCTCCGTGGTCCCCATGGAGTTCCTGCAGATGTTCTCCAGTCCCCCTCCTCACACTAGAGCACCTGCATGGGGACCGGGAAAGCCCAGTCCCACCACCTCCCATCTTAACAGCAGAACTTCAGGAGCCAACCGGCCTCCACTACCGtcctccacaccccctgcccactGCACCGCCACTGTATGCCCACCACCACCTCCGCCACCATTGCCGCCATCTCTGTCTCCACCGATCTGCTCTTTAAACTCCTCACAATCTGCcattccccctccactccctttgCTGCCTTCACCTCCCCATGCTTCCCCTTTCCGTTGCCGGATCGCTGCTGCTGGGCTGCCTCCACCTCCCCCTTTACCTCCACCAGCTGCCCATGTAAGCTCTGCAcaccttctgccccctccccctggtcCTCCACCATGCCACCTCCCTCTGCCAGGCCAGCCAGGTTCTCCTGGCCCCATTGCCTCCAGTTCACCAGGGGAGGATCCCTATGGTCAGACCCTCCTGGAGACACCGTACCGCGATCTCAGAGGGCTCCCCATCTTCTGGATGAAGAAGGACATTTGA
- the HYAL3 gene encoding hyaluronidase-3 isoform X1 — protein MLGRAVHSRRKQEGVWTGHNCRTSTMTLCLTVWPWVLFCLGAIPPLRGCSWESASTGPLLQHEPFLVVWNMPTARCHQHFGVALPLEDYAIVENQGNAFQGQNMTIFYKNKFGLYPYISPEGERHNGGIPQKVRLKQHLERASLEITQLLQPDFHGLAVVDWEEWRPLWRRNWGPKATYKEASEQWVQERFPEMRAKKQAYLAKVEFEGAAQELMERTLVLGKQLRPWGLWGFYRFPDCFNDNWRKGGNYTGECNAMEVLRNNRLMWLWEASTALYPSIYLPPKLLPAKRQSYVHHRLQEAFRVAQFGLEQPLPVIAYSRVSYRRSAKYLSEADLVHTIGESAALGATGLALWGDNSYSRSAESCRSLRHYITHTLGPYVVNVTSAAQLCSRQLCHGHGRCVRQRPDELGAFLHLSQQQWGADPVLTNHLDMDKPGQRAWGQFCCRCYRGWTGASCEKQGWTEPIRGPDCIAPAQYPDICIAVRDRNMMGSQVCPKSSYEGKMELR, from the exons GCTGTTCATTCAAGAAGGAAGCAGGAGGGGGTCTGGACCGGACATAATTGCAGAACATCCACCATGACTCTGTGCCTAACTGTCTGGCCCTGGGTCCTGTTCTGCCTCGGAGCCATCCCACCCTTGAGAGGGTGCAGTTGGGAGAGTGCATCCACTGGCCCCCTTCTCCAGCATGAGCCGTTTTTGGTGGTGTGGAACATGCCCACAGCCCGGTGCCACCAGCACTTTGGGGTTGCCCTGCCTCTCGAGGACTACGCCATCGTGGAGAACCAAGGCAACGCATTCCAGGGCCAGAACATGACCATCTTCTACAAGAACAAATTTGGACTCTACCCCTACATTTCCCCGGAGGGCGAGCGCCACAATGGGGGGATCCCCCAGAAAGTCCGCCTCAAGCAGCACCTAGAGAGGGCCTCACTGGAGATCACCCAGCTCCTTCAGCCAGACTTCCATGGGCTGGCCGTGGTTGACTGGGAGGAGTGGAGGCCGCTGTGGAGACGGAACTGGGGCCCTAAGGCAACTTACAAGGAGGCCTCTGAGCAGTGGGTCCAGGAGAGGTTCCCAGAGATGCGCGCCAAGAAGCAAGCCTACTTGGCCAAGGTAGAGTTTGAGGGGGCAGCCCAGGAGCTCATGGAGAGGACACTGGTGCTGGGGAAGCAGCTGAGGCCCTGGGGTTTGTGGGGCTTCTACAGGTTCCCTGACTGTTTCAACGATAactggaggaagggggggaattACACGGGGGAGTGCAATGCCATGGAGGTGCTGCGAAACAACCGGCTTATGTGGCTCTGGGAGGCCTCCACCGCCCTCTATCCGAGCATCTACCTCCCACCCAAGCTTCTGCCGGCCAAGCGCCAGAGCTACGTCCACCACCGCCTGCAAGAGGCCTTCCGGGTGGCACAGtttggcctggagcagcccctgcctgTGATAGCATACTCCCGAGTCTCCTATCGGCGCTCCGCCAAGTACCTGTCCGAG GCTGACCTGGTCCATACGATTGGGGAGAGCGCAGCGCTCGGCGCCACTGGTCTGGCACTGTGGGGGGACAACTCCTACTCCCGTTCAGCC GAGAGCTGCAGGAGCCTCCGCCATTACATCACCCACACCTTGGGGCCCTACGTGGTGAACGTGACGTCGGCGGCCCAGCTGTGCAGCCGCCAGCTGTGTCACGGGCATGGACGGTGTGTGAGGCAGCGCCCTGATGAGCTGGGAGCCTTTCTGCACCtcagccagcagcagtggggagcGGACCCTGTGCTGACGAACCACCTGGACATGGACAAGCCAGGCCAGAGGGCATGGGGGCAGTTCTGCTGCCGCTGCTACCGCGGATGGACGGGCGCCAGCTGTGAGAAGCAGGGGTGGACCGAGCCCATCAGGGGCCCTGACTGCATTGCGCCGGCCCAGTATCCGGACATCTGCATCGCAGTGAGGGACAGAAACATGATGGGCTCCCAGGTCTGCCCTAAGTCTTCCTATGAGGGGAAGATGGAGCTCAGGTGA
- the HYAL3 gene encoding hyaluronidase-3 isoform X2, whose amino-acid sequence MTLCLTVWPWVLFCLGAIPPLRGCSWESASTGPLLQHEPFLVVWNMPTARCHQHFGVALPLEDYAIVENQGNAFQGQNMTIFYKNKFGLYPYISPEGERHNGGIPQKVRLKQHLERASLEITQLLQPDFHGLAVVDWEEWRPLWRRNWGPKATYKEASEQWVQERFPEMRAKKQAYLAKVEFEGAAQELMERTLVLGKQLRPWGLWGFYRFPDCFNDNWRKGGNYTGECNAMEVLRNNRLMWLWEASTALYPSIYLPPKLLPAKRQSYVHHRLQEAFRVAQFGLEQPLPVIAYSRVSYRRSAKYLSEADLVHTIGESAALGATGLALWGDNSYSRSAESCRSLRHYITHTLGPYVVNVTSAAQLCSRQLCHGHGRCVRQRPDELGAFLHLSQQQWGADPVLTNHLDMDKPGQRAWGQFCCRCYRGWTGASCEKQGWTEPIRGPDCIAPAQYPDICIAVRDRNMMGSQVCPKSSYEGKMELR is encoded by the exons ATGACTCTGTGCCTAACTGTCTGGCCCTGGGTCCTGTTCTGCCTCGGAGCCATCCCACCCTTGAGAGGGTGCAGTTGGGAGAGTGCATCCACTGGCCCCCTTCTCCAGCATGAGCCGTTTTTGGTGGTGTGGAACATGCCCACAGCCCGGTGCCACCAGCACTTTGGGGTTGCCCTGCCTCTCGAGGACTACGCCATCGTGGAGAACCAAGGCAACGCATTCCAGGGCCAGAACATGACCATCTTCTACAAGAACAAATTTGGACTCTACCCCTACATTTCCCCGGAGGGCGAGCGCCACAATGGGGGGATCCCCCAGAAAGTCCGCCTCAAGCAGCACCTAGAGAGGGCCTCACTGGAGATCACCCAGCTCCTTCAGCCAGACTTCCATGGGCTGGCCGTGGTTGACTGGGAGGAGTGGAGGCCGCTGTGGAGACGGAACTGGGGCCCTAAGGCAACTTACAAGGAGGCCTCTGAGCAGTGGGTCCAGGAGAGGTTCCCAGAGATGCGCGCCAAGAAGCAAGCCTACTTGGCCAAGGTAGAGTTTGAGGGGGCAGCCCAGGAGCTCATGGAGAGGACACTGGTGCTGGGGAAGCAGCTGAGGCCCTGGGGTTTGTGGGGCTTCTACAGGTTCCCTGACTGTTTCAACGATAactggaggaagggggggaattACACGGGGGAGTGCAATGCCATGGAGGTGCTGCGAAACAACCGGCTTATGTGGCTCTGGGAGGCCTCCACCGCCCTCTATCCGAGCATCTACCTCCCACCCAAGCTTCTGCCGGCCAAGCGCCAGAGCTACGTCCACCACCGCCTGCAAGAGGCCTTCCGGGTGGCACAGtttggcctggagcagcccctgcctgTGATAGCATACTCCCGAGTCTCCTATCGGCGCTCCGCCAAGTACCTGTCCGAG GCTGACCTGGTCCATACGATTGGGGAGAGCGCAGCGCTCGGCGCCACTGGTCTGGCACTGTGGGGGGACAACTCCTACTCCCGTTCAGCC GAGAGCTGCAGGAGCCTCCGCCATTACATCACCCACACCTTGGGGCCCTACGTGGTGAACGTGACGTCGGCGGCCCAGCTGTGCAGCCGCCAGCTGTGTCACGGGCATGGACGGTGTGTGAGGCAGCGCCCTGATGAGCTGGGAGCCTTTCTGCACCtcagccagcagcagtggggagcGGACCCTGTGCTGACGAACCACCTGGACATGGACAAGCCAGGCCAGAGGGCATGGGGGCAGTTCTGCTGCCGCTGCTACCGCGGATGGACGGGCGCCAGCTGTGAGAAGCAGGGGTGGACCGAGCCCATCAGGGGCCCTGACTGCATTGCGCCGGCCCAGTATCCGGACATCTGCATCGCAGTGAGGGACAGAAACATGATGGGCTCCCAGGTCTGCCCTAAGTCTTCCTATGAGGGGAAGATGGAGCTCAGGTGA